In Bacteroidota bacterium, a single genomic region encodes these proteins:
- a CDS encoding isoprenylcysteine carboxylmethyltransferase family protein — translation MKTQMDLRKILFKYRSYTPIPFIILMVVFAKPTIYSIAGGLLVILFGEFIRLWGVSIAGSETRTTNSVGSSQLVTSGPFSYLRNPLYFGNICIYFGVGIMSWAGFPLLPIVTLSYFLFQYTLIVSLEEEHLTKTYGTEFQRYLKSVPKFFPAFKKYKYSGNEQPQLDWKRGIKSEQRTFQAILIIVFIIVVIWMLRFFYDWKITKLFGDA, via the coding sequence ATGAAAACACAAATGGATCTACGAAAAATATTATTTAAATACCGAAGCTACACACCTATTCCGTTCATCATTCTTATGGTTGTATTTGCAAAGCCAACAATTTACAGCATAGCCGGCGGATTGTTAGTTATTCTTTTCGGCGAGTTTATACGATTGTGGGGCGTTTCGATAGCAGGCAGCGAAACCCGCACAACAAACTCGGTTGGCAGCTCGCAACTTGTTACAAGCGGGCCCTTTTCATACTTACGTAATCCCCTCTACTTCGGTAATATCTGTATTTATTTCGGTGTTGGAATTATGTCGTGGGCGGGGTTTCCTCTCTTACCGATTGTTACACTTTCGTATTTTCTTTTTCAATATACTCTTATAGTAAGTTTAGAAGAAGAACACTTGACTAAAACTTATGGAACGGAATTTCAGCGATATTTAAAATCGGTTCCCAAATTTTTTCCAGCATTCAAAAAATATAAATACAGCGGGAACGAGCAACCGCAGTTAGACTGGAAGCGCGGAATAAAATCAGAGCAAAGAACTTTTCAAGCAATCTTAATTATTGTTTTTATAATAGTTGTAATTTGGATGCTGCGATTTTTTTACGATTGGAAGATAACAAAACTTTTCGGAGACGCGTAA
- a CDS encoding MtnX-like HAD-IB family phosphatase encodes MMIKIFIDFDGTITKGDLGDNLFFNFGGPICTKIIEDYRGGLISAAECFTREAEACGNVSQKDVSDFIDKHEIDISFGNFIKFCRKKSTDDRQIKFYILSDGLDYYIERVLRKYDLSDIPFFANKLEFVEAGMKITFPYSEEECDRCANCKRNHILTLSGDDDIIVYIGDGYSDKCAVKYADIVFARGELQTFCQNENITYYLFNSFEDTITRMEEILNKKRIRKRQQAEFNRKEIYLAG; translated from the coding sequence ATGATGATAAAAATATTTATAGATTTCGACGGAACAATTACTAAAGGCGATTTGGGTGATAATCTTTTTTTTAATTTTGGCGGTCCTATTTGCACAAAAATAATTGAAGATTATAGAGGCGGATTAATAAGTGCCGCTGAATGTTTTACCCGCGAAGCCGAAGCTTGCGGAAATGTTTCGCAGAAAGATGTATCCGACTTTATCGACAAACATGAAATCGATATCAGTTTTGGCAATTTTATTAAGTTCTGCCGTAAAAAAAGTACTGATGATCGTCAGATAAAATTTTATATCCTATCGGACGGACTTGATTATTATATAGAACGGGTTTTACGCAAATATGATCTTTCCGATATTCCTTTTTTTGCAAACAAGTTGGAGTTTGTAGAGGCAGGAATGAAAATAACGTTCCCATATTCCGAAGAAGAATGCGATCGCTGCGCCAACTGCAAACGCAACCATATTCTTACTTTATCGGGCGATGATGATATTATCGTTTACATCGGCGATGGATACTCCGACAAGTGCGCAGTGAAATACGCCGATATTGTTTTTGCTCGCGGTGAGCTACAAACTTTTTGCCAAAACGAGAATATCACCTACTATCTTTTTAATTCATTCGAGGATACGATAACCCGGATGGAAGAAATTCTAAATAAAAAACGAATACGCAAACGACAACAAGCTGAATTCAATCGGAAAGAAATTTACCTTGCTGGTTAA
- a CDS encoding N-6 DNA methylase encodes MVNKDTAYKKISELVERFTDQYESYKKSDYNETMTRRDFIDPFFKALGWDIDNEHGYAESYREVIHEDRVKVSGATKAPDYSFRLVGGKRLFFVEAKKPSLSVKEEIPSAYQIRRYGWSAKLPVSIITDFEEFSVYDCTKKPKPTDKASTARIKFITFQDYLKDFDFIWETFSKERVLKGSFDKFVQSDTYKKGTATVDKDFLQSLDRWRTYLATSIALNNQKLDEDEINFAVQQTIDRIIFLRIAEDRSVEPYGNLKDAIKQGDFYKNLFEQFCRADEKYNSGLFDFNKDQISKHLKIDNKVTKTIINELYYPESPYEFSVLSVEILGSAYEQFLGKVIRITPAYHAKIEEKPEVRKAGGVYYTPQYIVEYIVKNTVGKLINSPFEGGGGMSPKEISKIKIVDPACGSGSFLLGAYQYLLDYHKHYYITNSPLESVPRAGRGKRGVSKPSKEQLKFLTPDGNLTTNEKKRILLNNIFGVDIDVNAVEVTKLSLLLKCMEGETEASINHQLKMFHERILPDLENNIKCGNSLIDTDFYASQLDFGEENLSAGKAGKIKPFNWQRAFPEVFKQGGFDVVIGNPPYVRIHELENNSKDYYRKNYSSANNQFDLYQLFYEKGLTLLNENGKLGFITSNKFCITNYGKALREIIFKKSLIEQVVDCSSSNVFGNVSTYPFIFILKVKQQKNNTVELYKDYNGKIESLDKVRQDKLLKGEEEIFSFQSLSPSYKIIERLEKKCKTQFVSVYRGRGTSKDLIKTGTKKSVTNKEVLRYKPFSEILFRAKSKYQNDYEPKILMKKICYNIECNIDESGEINPINTVYVVKPINKSISIKYLIGILNSKLLSFYTRKKYETTGMRGGYIELRVFEVEKLPIIEATNNEQIETIKFVDQLLKLNEEKAEAKLQTKINQLQSKIDYCESRINEIVYQLYGLTADEIKIVEKS; translated from the coding sequence TTGGTTAACAAAGATACAGCATACAAGAAAATTTCGGAATTAGTAGAGCGATTTACCGACCAATACGAATCCTACAAAAAATCCGATTACAACGAAACGATGACACGACGTGATTTCATCGACCCGTTTTTCAAAGCGTTGGGCTGGGACATCGACAATGAACATGGTTACGCTGAATCTTATCGCGAAGTAATTCACGAAGACAGAGTAAAAGTTAGCGGAGCCACAAAAGCGCCCGACTACTCTTTCCGTTTGGTTGGCGGCAAGCGACTGTTTTTTGTTGAAGCCAAAAAACCAAGCCTATCGGTAAAAGAAGAAATTCCGTCAGCATATCAAATTCGCAGATATGGCTGGAGTGCGAAACTTCCCGTTTCCATCATCACGGACTTTGAGGAGTTCTCTGTTTATGACTGCACCAAAAAACCCAAACCCACCGACAAAGCATCGACAGCAAGGATAAAGTTCATCACTTTTCAAGATTACCTGAAAGATTTTGATTTCATCTGGGAAACTTTTAGCAAGGAGCGAGTGCTGAAAGGCAGTTTCGATAAGTTCGTGCAAAGCGACACTTACAAAAAAGGAACGGCTACCGTTGATAAAGATTTTCTCCAATCGCTCGACAGGTGGCGGACATATCTTGCAACGAGTATTGCATTAAACAACCAAAAATTAGACGAGGATGAAATAAATTTTGCCGTTCAGCAGACGATCGACAGAATTATTTTCCTGCGCATTGCAGAGGACAGAAGCGTTGAGCCATACGGAAATTTGAAAGACGCCATCAAGCAGGGCGACTTTTACAAAAACCTTTTTGAGCAGTTCTGCAGAGCAGACGAAAAATACAATTCAGGTCTTTTCGATTTCAACAAAGACCAAATCAGCAAGCATCTGAAAATTGACAACAAAGTAACGAAGACGATTATCAATGAATTGTATTATCCCGAATCGCCTTACGAATTTTCTGTTTTATCGGTCGAAATTTTAGGAAGCGCCTACGAGCAGTTTCTCGGAAAAGTAATCCGCATTACCCCTGCATACCACGCCAAAATTGAGGAAAAGCCAGAAGTCAGAAAAGCGGGAGGTGTTTATTACACGCCTCAATACATTGTGGAATACATTGTAAAAAACACAGTCGGAAAACTCATAAATTCCCCCTTTGAAGGGGGCGGGGGGATGTCACCCAAAGAAATCAGCAAAATAAAAATAGTTGATCCGGCTTGCGGAAGCGGTAGTTTTTTGTTAGGGGCTTATCAATATCTACTGGACTATCACAAACATTATTACATTACTAATTCCCCTCTTGAGTCTGTCCCGCGTGCGGGGAGGGGAAAAAGGGGTGTGTCCAAACCGAGCAAAGAACAACTAAAGTTTCTAACCCCCGATGGCAACCTTACCACGAACGAGAAGAAGAGAATTTTGCTCAATAACATTTTCGGAGTGGACATCGATGTAAACGCGGTGGAAGTTACCAAGTTGAGTTTACTTTTGAAATGTATGGAGGGCGAAACAGAGGCGAGCATTAATCACCAGTTAAAAATGTTTCACGAAAGAATTTTGCCCGATCTTGAAAATAATATTAAGTGCGGGAACAGTTTAATTGATACCGATTTTTATGCCTCGCAATTGGATTTTGGGGAAGAGAACCTGTCTGCCGGTAAAGCTGGAAAAATAAAACCTTTCAATTGGCAGCGAGCATTTCCTGAAGTGTTTAAACAAGGTGGATTTGATGTTGTGATTGGAAATCCGCCGTATGTGAGAATACACGAATTAGAAAATAATTCAAAAGATTATTATAGAAAGAATTATTCATCGGCAAATAATCAATTTGATTTATATCAACTCTTTTATGAGAAAGGGTTAACGCTTCTTAATGAAAATGGAAAACTTGGTTTTATTACTTCAAATAAGTTTTGTATTACCAACTATGGAAAAGCATTAAGAGAGATAATCTTTAAAAAGTCGCTGATAGAACAAGTAGTTGATTGTTCATCATCCAATGTGTTTGGCAATGTATCAACTTATCCATTCATTTTTATTCTTAAAGTAAAACAACAAAAAAATAATACAGTAGAACTATACAAAGATTATAATGGGAAAATAGAATCTTTAGATAAAGTTAGGCAAGACAAATTACTCAAAGGAGAAGAAGAAATATTTTCATTTCAATCTTTATCACCTTCATATAAAATAATTGAAAGATTAGAAAAAAAATGTAAAACACAATTTGTTTCAGTTTACAGAGGCAGAGGAACTTCAAAAGATTTAATCAAAACTGGGACAAAAAAAAGCGTCACAAACAAAGAGGTTCTTAGATATAAACCATTTTCAGAAATATTATTTAGAGCTAAATCAAAATATCAAAATGATTATGAGCCAAAAATATTGATGAAAAAAATATGTTACAATATTGAATGCAACATAGATGAGTCAGGAGAAATAAATCCAATTAATACAGTATATGTAGTAAAGCCAATAAATAAATCAATCAGCATTAAATATTTAATTGGTATTTTAAATTCAAAGTTGTTATCATTTTATACAAGAAAAAAATATGAAACCACGGGAATGAGAGGTGGTTATATTGAACTTAGGGTCTTTGAAGTTGAGAAACTGCCAATCATTGAAGCCACAAATAATGAACAAATAGAAACCATAAAGTTCGTTGACCAGTTGCTAAAACTGAATGAAGAAAAAGCAGAAGCAAAACTGCAAACAAAAATAAACCAACTACAAAGCAAGATTGATTATTGCGAAAGCAGAATAAACGAAATCGTGTATCAACTTTACGGTTTAACAGCAGACGAAATAAAAATTGTTGAAAAATCTTGA
- a CDS encoding glycoside hydrolase family 2 TIM barrel-domain containing protein, translated as MGKFFVALVTYSLLFLGNISFSQFQNSKLNEKFFENGQPTLTGVDVGMFANTPTRTKIDLAGYWQYTIDGKVWVNIQIPSAYNFESWVTFQRKFEITSEMIDKFNFTLVAYGINNQSEIQINGNFVGRHIGGYSSFVLPIRENILQIGKENAIRITTDNELTATSTLPLRHQVSGWRNYGGIFRDIYILATPKLFISETIVTSELTPDYKNAKLKISSTIENTSFDFSAEEKAKGVFAALSVEVYDKLNEALVGRSALVPLDVQKRKAKDFKVELQIANPKLWSPDVPDLYLIKISVVRVAGKETFPLDEYILNYGLRNLQLKNSSIVLNGNPFYIKGVVYFEEHPFFGSALTYGDMEKDIAKIKSGGVNLIRFLYPPHPYFLNLCDRYGIFVIEEIPLTNVPAAILEKEFYTDLASTYIREMIWRDRNNTSVLAWGIGNEFEISKKNPSVAVNYIESMKKIIASLDSRPVYISVQVNWDISEIIDKVDIVSINTYPGFESSVNQLRDDLTTWRQNYTDKPIIIGKYGKEILPNNRSGYSDPTSIESQAWYAWQANNVIRELKFAGSVFWSYNDWLSDRPSMSTPSGNQYLRSTGMVNMARDRRVVYDVLRSVFNNEKVTALPVGNYSSSAPIIFVIAGLVVLISLAFFYNSNRRFRENMNRSMLRTYNFFADVRDQRIIPVSHSVFLSAVLSIALAIILSSILTHYRYNLLVDNLLSQILSDTMKTWLVQLVWQPVLFIAYFSVIIFFKILLLTLIVKFFSLFIRVRVYLYHAFSVLVWSLTPMIIFIPLSMVLFRIMEDPIYILPSLGMIILILIISTFRLFKGVSIIFDIAPSKIYVAGVFAILVVAGLLYGYMDYAHSTTIYLKFLLETQNCIL; from the coding sequence TTGGGCAAGTTTTTTGTTGCATTAGTAACATACTCACTTTTATTTTTAGGGAACATCAGTTTCTCGCAATTTCAAAACTCAAAATTAAACGAAAAATTTTTTGAGAATGGTCAACCGACTCTGACGGGTGTTGATGTCGGGATGTTTGCAAATACACCAACCCGCACAAAAATTGATTTAGCCGGTTATTGGCAATATACAATTGATGGCAAGGTATGGGTAAACATTCAAATCCCATCTGCTTACAATTTTGAAAGCTGGGTTACATTTCAGCGGAAGTTTGAAATCACAAGCGAAATGATTGATAAATTTAACTTCACGCTGGTTGCCTACGGAATTAATAATCAAAGCGAAATTCAGATTAATGGAAATTTTGTTGGACGACATATCGGTGGCTACAGTTCGTTTGTGCTTCCGATTCGTGAAAATATTTTACAGATTGGAAAAGAAAATGCAATTCGTATTACAACCGACAACGAACTGACTGCAACTTCAACTCTTCCGCTGCGCCATCAGGTAAGTGGATGGCGGAATTACGGAGGCATTTTTCGCGATATTTACATCCTTGCAACTCCGAAATTGTTCATCAGCGAAACAATAGTAACTTCCGAGTTAACTCCCGATTATAAAAATGCCAAATTAAAAATCAGCAGCACTATTGAAAACACCAGCTTTGATTTTTCCGCTGAGGAAAAAGCGAAAGGTGTTTTTGCGGCTCTCTCAGTGGAAGTTTATGATAAACTCAATGAAGCATTGGTCGGGCGGAGCGCTTTAGTTCCGCTTGATGTCCAAAAACGGAAAGCCAAAGACTTTAAAGTCGAATTGCAAATTGCTAATCCCAAACTTTGGTCGCCCGACGTACCGGACCTTTATCTAATCAAAATTTCCGTTGTTCGCGTTGCAGGAAAAGAAACATTTCCGCTTGATGAATATATTCTCAACTATGGATTACGGAATCTGCAGCTAAAAAATTCTTCGATAGTTTTGAATGGAAATCCCTTTTACATAAAAGGTGTAGTTTATTTTGAAGAACATCCGTTTTTCGGTTCGGCGCTTACTTACGGCGATATGGAAAAAGATATTGCAAAAATAAAAAGCGGCGGCGTTAATCTTATAAGATTTCTTTATCCTCCTCATCCTTATTTTTTAAATCTTTGCGACAGGTATGGCATTTTTGTTATCGAAGAAATTCCACTCACGAATGTTCCAGCAGCAATATTGGAAAAAGAGTTTTATACCGATTTGGCTTCAACTTACATCAGAGAAATGATTTGGCGTGATAGAAACAACACTTCCGTTTTGGCGTGGGGTATCGGTAACGAATTTGAAATTTCAAAAAAGAATCCCTCTGTCGCTGTTAATTATATCGAGTCGATGAAGAAAATTATCGCTTCATTGGACAGCCGTCCTGTTTATATCTCAGTTCAGGTAAATTGGGACATAAGTGAAATTATCGACAAAGTTGATATAGTTTCAATAAATACCTACCCAGGCTTTGAAAGCTCCGTCAATCAACTTCGCGACGACTTAACAACTTGGCGGCAGAATTATACTGATAAACCAATCATTATCGGGAAATACGGAAAAGAAATTTTACCCAACAACAGAAGCGGTTACAGCGACCCGACATCAATCGAGTCGCAAGCATGGTATGCCTGGCAGGCAAATAATGTAATCCGTGAATTGAAATTCGCAGGGAGTGTATTCTGGTCGTATAACGATTGGTTGAGCGACCGTCCCTCGATGTCAACACCATCCGGAAATCAATATCTACGTTCGACGGGGATGGTGAATATGGCGCGGGACAGGCGTGTAGTTTACGATGTATTACGAAGTGTTTTTAACAACGAGAAAGTTACCGCTTTACCGGTTGGTAATTATTCTTCGAGCGCCCCAATAATTTTTGTAATCGCCGGGTTAGTTGTTTTAATTTCTTTAGCTTTTTTCTACAACAGCAACAGGCGTTTCCGGGAAAATATGAACCGCTCGATGTTGAGAACTTATAATTTTTTTGCAGATGTCAGAGACCAACGGATTATTCCCGTAAGCCATAGTGTATTCTTATCTGCTGTGCTGTCGATTGCATTAGCTATAATTTTATCAAGCATCCTTACACATTATCGTTACAATCTTTTAGTCGACAATCTGTTGAGCCAAATTTTATCCGACACGATGAAAACCTGGCTAGTTCAACTGGTATGGCAGCCGGTGTTATTTATTGCCTATTTTTCGGTTATCATCTTTTTTAAAATTTTACTTTTAACTTTAATTGTAAAATTCTTCTCACTCTTTATCCGTGTCAGGGTTTATCTGTATCATGCTTTCTCGGTTTTGGTTTGGTCGTTGACTCCTATGATAATTTTCATTCCCCTGAGTATGGTGCTCTTCAGAATTATGGAAGATCCTATTTATATTTTGCCATCATTAGGAATGATTATATTAATTCTAATTATATCTACCTTCCGCTTATTCAAAGGTGTATCAATTATATTCGATATTGCACCGTCGAAAATTTATGTCGCCGGTGTTTTTGCTATTCTCGTAGTCGCCGGTTTATTATACGGCTATATGGATTACGCTCACTCAACAACTATCTATCTAAAATTTTTGTTAGAAACACAGAACTGTATCTTGTAA
- the smc gene encoding chromosome segregation protein SMC, which translates to MYLSKIEIFGFKSFAQNVNLNFDAGITAIVGPNGCGKTNIVDAIRWALGEQRYSTLRSDKMEDVIFNGTRNRKPLGMAEVSLIIENTRGILPTEYSQVTISRRVYRSGESEYLLNRVQCRLKDIVDLFMDTGMGADAYSVIELKMVETILSDRTDERRRLFEEAAGVTKYKHRRKAAYHKLESVQQDLIRVNDIVKEVQKTVNALERQSKRAEQFNEISKNLRATEIDLLEHEYAYLFGKLNPLKERFGETEIAKNNIDAELNGQEELLDKMRIEISEVEKQLIDFQRQAAKLVSQIHKYDEGTIKGNEQINSLQSNIERYEKEKIDLFNQKEWLEGKQVTLRENIEKFAEAVIADQGVFEKLNIDFQFFGKQLDEKKELLKGLNNEIISLIHEIVQKNGDRQLLDERIENLNRLIERITEDAAYFENEISESENKVSELTVKDRELHRDFIQAEMELMEVNTLVQQNRSELEALQQKELELKNEIHRITAKIDFSVSLIEGSEGRSSSIKYLLNETEFKKKNYLTVAEIVNTDEKYRSAIQTALGETANYIIVEKESEAFEAASLLEKNEKGKAVFICLERIPKIKRIRTSNHSPILWADQVVKVKEPYRNLVSYLLDSIAIVEDLKSVPDSLIGIKFVSLNGNVRTSGGVVRGGSRRQDEGSLIGKRDQIAELELDKAKFIAELELLQQLQNEKQKILETLDIKAAAEKVKKIEKEMASVEMRIAQIVFEKKRANDSIERSKSEIKRIETEISELSAEKEKLIPEINQIEQAKAVAETNAAQLNKELEQITQQWNDLSKVVNDAEIKMVTLQGNKRNAEAELERVIATVQNTETTLQKRDSEISQAKEDIERITSELESAGVQLQELRLQLNEVEKGKTEVETVYTQKRNAIHSVELKIKDDRRLHDDTLKLFHEYDMKISEINQNIEHVRERARNEFEISIELKTYPEDEWIDFAAKREEVRQMKDRIRMLGAINFAAFDEYNTESERFNFMMQQRDDLIEAERTLLNTIEEINNTAQRKFLTTFELIRENFIKTFKSLFDEGDECDLRLEENEDPLEAGIEIIAKPRGKRPTSIDLLSGGEKTLTAIALLFAIYLVKPSPFCILDEVDAPLDDSNIDRYTRIIKKFSDNTQFIVVTHNKRTMEAANALYGVTMEEEGVSKIVTVRFNDEDRVQSAAVASGVI; encoded by the coding sequence ATGTATTTATCTAAAATAGAAATATTTGGTTTTAAGTCGTTTGCACAAAATGTAAATTTGAATTTTGATGCTGGCATTACAGCTATCGTTGGGCCAAACGGTTGTGGCAAAACGAATATCGTAGATGCGATACGATGGGCTTTGGGCGAACAGCGTTACAGCACGTTGCGTTCCGATAAGATGGAAGATGTTATTTTTAACGGAACACGAAACCGCAAACCGCTTGGTATGGCTGAAGTTTCGCTCATTATCGAAAACACACGCGGCATTTTGCCTACTGAATATTCACAGGTTACAATCTCACGAAGAGTTTATCGTTCAGGCGAAAGCGAATATCTGCTTAACAGAGTTCAGTGCCGGTTAAAAGATATAGTCGATTTATTTATGGATACCGGCATGGGCGCCGATGCTTATTCGGTGATTGAATTGAAAATGGTTGAGACGATTTTAAGCGACAGGACAGACGAACGGCGTCGTTTGTTTGAAGAAGCTGCCGGCGTTACAAAATACAAGCATCGTCGAAAAGCTGCATACCACAAATTAGAAAGTGTTCAGCAGGACCTGATTCGTGTGAACGATATTGTTAAAGAAGTTCAGAAAACAGTTAACGCACTCGAACGACAATCGAAACGAGCCGAACAATTCAATGAGATTTCGAAAAACCTGCGGGCAACCGAGATTGATTTACTAGAGCACGAATACGCTTATCTGTTCGGAAAACTGAATCCATTAAAAGAGCGTTTTGGTGAAACAGAGATTGCCAAAAATAATATTGATGCTGAATTAAATGGACAGGAAGAGTTACTCGATAAAATGCGCATCGAAATCAGCGAAGTCGAGAAACAGTTAATAGATTTTCAAAGGCAGGCAGCCAAACTTGTTTCGCAGATTCATAAATATGATGAAGGCACTATAAAAGGTAACGAACAAATTAATTCACTGCAATCGAACATCGAAAGATATGAAAAAGAAAAGATTGATTTGTTCAATCAAAAAGAGTGGTTAGAAGGTAAACAGGTAACACTCCGGGAAAACATCGAAAAATTTGCGGAAGCAGTAATTGCAGACCAGGGAGTTTTTGAAAAACTTAACATCGATTTTCAATTTTTTGGAAAACAACTTGATGAGAAAAAAGAGCTTCTGAAGGGTTTAAATAACGAAATCATCTCGCTGATACACGAAATAGTTCAGAAGAACGGCGACCGGCAGTTATTAGATGAGAGAATAGAAAACCTGAACAGATTAATCGAACGGATAACTGAAGACGCAGCATATTTTGAAAACGAGATTTCAGAAAGCGAAAATAAAGTTTCGGAGCTGACAGTTAAGGATAGAGAACTGCACCGCGATTTCATCCAGGCTGAAATGGAGCTTATGGAAGTCAACACTTTGGTGCAGCAAAACCGGAGTGAACTTGAAGCTTTGCAACAAAAAGAATTAGAATTAAAAAACGAGATACACAGGATAACGGCTAAAATAGATTTCTCCGTTTCTTTGATTGAAGGCAGCGAGGGACGAAGCAGCAGTATAAAGTATTTATTGAACGAAACTGAATTTAAAAAGAAAAACTATCTTACAGTTGCCGAAATAGTTAATACAGATGAAAAATACAGGTCGGCGATCCAAACGGCATTAGGCGAAACTGCAAACTACATCATTGTCGAAAAAGAGAGCGAAGCTTTCGAAGCAGCAAGTCTTCTCGAAAAGAATGAAAAAGGAAAAGCGGTTTTTATTTGTCTCGAACGCATTCCCAAAATCAAACGTATTCGCACGTCGAATCACTCGCCGATACTTTGGGCAGATCAGGTTGTAAAGGTAAAAGAACCGTATCGTAATTTAGTTTCGTACTTACTTGACAGCATCGCGATTGTTGAAGATTTAAAATCTGTACCTGACTCGTTAATAGGGATAAAATTTGTATCACTCAACGGTAATGTGAGAACAAGCGGCGGAGTTGTTCGCGGCGGCAGTCGTCGGCAGGACGAAGGCAGCTTGATAGGCAAGCGCGACCAGATAGCCGAGTTGGAATTAGATAAAGCAAAGTTTATAGCCGAGCTTGAATTGTTGCAACAACTGCAAAACGAGAAGCAAAAGATACTCGAAACTCTGGATATTAAAGCAGCTGCCGAAAAGGTTAAGAAAATTGAAAAAGAAATGGCATCGGTTGAGATGCGCATCGCACAGATTGTATTCGAAAAAAAACGTGCAAACGATTCCATTGAAAGAAGTAAATCCGAGATTAAACGCATAGAAACCGAAATTTCAGAGTTGAGTGCCGAGAAAGAAAAGTTAATCCCAGAAATAAATCAGATCGAACAAGCGAAAGCTGTAGCCGAAACGAATGCTGCCCAACTCAACAAAGAATTAGAACAAATTACTCAACAATGGAATGATTTGTCGAAAGTCGTGAACGATGCGGAAATCAAGATGGTTACCTTACAAGGCAACAAGCGGAATGCTGAAGCTGAATTAGAAAGGGTTATTGCAACAGTCCAGAACACCGAGACTACTTTGCAAAAGCGAGATTCTGAAATTTCGCAGGCAAAAGAAGACATCGAACGAATTACCAGCGAACTGGAGTCGGCCGGTGTGCAATTACAGGAACTGAGATTGCAGTTGAATGAAGTTGAAAAAGGGAAGACCGAAGTCGAAACTGTTTACACACAAAAGCGGAACGCAATTCACAGTGTCGAATTAAAAATTAAAGACGACCGCCGCCTGCACGACGATACACTAAAATTGTTCCACGAATATGATATGAAGATATCTGAAATTAATCAGAATATCGAACACGTTCGCGAACGAGCACGAAACGAATTTGAAATCAGTATTGAATTAAAAACTTACCCCGAAGATGAATGGATCGATTTTGCTGCCAAACGCGAAGAAGTGAGGCAGATGAAAGACCGTATCAGAATGTTAGGCGCCATTAACTTTGCTGCTTTCGATGAGTATAACACTGAGAGCGAACGGTTTAACTTTATGATGCAGCAACGTGACGATTTGATTGAAGCCGAGCGGACATTATTAAACACAATCGAAGAAATTAATAACACGGCACAGAGAAAGTTTTTAACTACTTTCGAATTAATACGTGAAAACTTTATCAAGACTTTCAAAAGTTTGTTCGATGAAGGCGACGAGTGCGACTTACGGCTTGAAGAAAACGAAGACCCGCTTGAAGCCGGTATCGAAATTATTGCAAAACCACGCGGCAAGCGCCCCACTTCCATCGATTTACTTTCAGGAGGCGAAAAAACTTTAACTGCCATTGCACTTTTGTTTGCGATTTATTTAGTAAAGCCAAGCCCGTTCTGTATTCTTGATGAAGTTGATGCACCGTTGGATGATTCGAATATCGACCGCTATACACGGATTATCAAAAAGTTTTCCGACAACACTCAATTTATAGTTGTAACTCACAACAAGCGAACGATGGAAGCTGCAAATGCACTTTACGGTGTTACGATGGAAGAAGAAGGAGTTTCAAAAATTGTAACAGTTCGTTTCAACGATGAAGACCGTGTACAATCGGCTGCGGTTGCTTCGGGAGTCATATAG